The window GCCGCGCCCGGCATCCGCAGTTCGATCGGCGATCCTGAAACCAACACGGTCGCCAAGGGCCGCGTCACGCAGGACATCGTCGCCGCACCCGAAGGCGACGGGGCAACTGCGCAGGCGGTGATACCTTCTTGATGTGAGCCTGACCTAGCGGTCAGGCCCCTCAAACGCCGGGCGCCTGCATCCGCAGGCTTGGCTTCCTCGCATAAGCTCGGGCGGCCGGTTGGCCTTTGGTTTGCTTGTCGCAAACGGAACTCGCGCGAGACCTGCTAGCTCGCACCCGGTTCCAGGTCACGGCGGTCCAGCGTGCGACCGCACGCCGGCCGGTAGGCCGGAAGCGTAAGGGAGCGCATGCGACCGCCGGCGCTTGAGGCCCAAACAAAAAACAAAACCTCCCCCGCCGCGCTACGGTGCAACCTCGCTCACCAGCAGCTTGTCGATCTTGCGGCCATCCATATCCACGACTTCGAAGCGCCAGCTCTGTTCTGTAAAGTGCTCGCCTTCGACCGGCAGCTTTTTCAGCACCGACAAAACGAACCCCGCCGTCGTGGCGAATTCGCGGTCCTGACCATATTCCAGCCCCAGCCGGTCGGCCAGCGTGTCGGCGGATACCGCGCCCGAGACCAGCAACGAGCCGTCAGCCCGCTCGACGATTTCCGGTACATCGCCCTGATCCACATCGCTGGCGAAACTGCCCACCAGTGCCGTCAGAACGTCGACCGGCGTCACCACCCCGTCGAGATGGCCGTATTCATCATGCACCATCGCCATCGGCACCTCGGACTGTTGCAGGCTGCGAAGCGCATCCATTGCATCGAGCTGGTCGGGGATGATCGCCGGTTTCGCCATCAGGGCGCGCAAATCGATGCTGCGTCCGGCCACCAGCGCGCCGAGCACTTCGCGCGCCTTCACCACGCCCAGCACGGTATCGGGCGAGCCGTCCGCCACCGGCAACAGCGAATGCGGGCTGGCTTCGATGGCCGCGCGGATGGCGTCCTCGTCGGCGGCGATGTCGATCCAGTCCAGCTCGGTCCGAGGGGTCATCATTTCGCGCACCGGACGTTCCGTCAAGCGAACCACGCCGGCCAGAATCTGGGATTGCTCCGCCTCGATCACGCCGGAACGGGTGGCCTCCGCGAACAGCATGTGCAGCTCTTCCGCCGTAACGCTCGTCTGTCCCGCCGGACGTACGCCCAGAAGACGGATTATCAGGGCGGAGGAATTGTCGAGCAGCCACACCAGAGGCGCGGCAATTCGTGCGATCATCGCCATTGGACGCGCCATGGTAACGGCGATCGGCACTGCCGCGCGCAGAGCCACTTGTTTGGGCACCAGTTCGCCGATGACGAGGCTGAAATACGTGGTTACCGCAATTACGGTGATGAAACCCACATCGTCCGCCCATTCGGGCGCGACGCCCAGTGCCGCCAGCCGCTCGCCCACCGGACCGCCCAGACTTGCCCCAGAGTAGGCACCGGCAATGATGCCGACCAGCGTGATGCCGATTTGCACGGTGGAGAGAAACTTGCCCGGATCCGCCGCCAGCGACATTGCGACGCCAGCGCCGGTCCGGCCTTGCTCCGCCGCCGAGCGCAACCGTGAGGTACGCGCCGAAACGATGGCGAGTTCCGACATCGCGAACACTCCGTTGAGGAGAATCAGCGCGCCGATAATGAGGAGATCTGTCCAGGGAAAGGGGGTCACGGTTTGTGTGCTAGCACAAGGTTTACCCGCTGCACCATCCCGGTCTGCCACAGGAAATGCAGTTCTGCGGGAACAGCCGCTTGGGTAAGCGGTTATACACACCATGCGCGCGGGTGGACGCGCTCCATGGGCGTGCGCCGCATATCATGACGCAGCCCGACATAAGAGGGACCAAACCCATGAACATTAAACGTATTCTCGTCGCCAGCACCGCAGCCGCAGCATTGCTGGGCACTTCGGCCTGTGTGACCGACCCCAACACCGGCGAACAGAAGATTTCGCGTACCGCCATCGGCGGCCTTGGCGGCGTTCTTGCCGGCGGCCTGCTTGGCGGCCTGATCGGCGACAAGACCGGCCGCATTATCGGCGCGGCAGCCGGTGGCGCAATCGGCGGCTATGTCGGTTACCGCATGGACGAACAGATCAAGGAACTTCGCACCAACACAGCTGGCACCGGCGTGGATGTCAGCGAAGTGGATGGCGGCGATGCCATTCTCGTCAACTTGCCCGATGGTGTTACTTTCGCCACTGGCAGCGCAAACATCAATCAGACATTCCGCAACACGCTGGACCGCGTTGCCGAAAGCCTGGTGCAGTACCCCAACAGCCTGATTGACGTGTATGGCTACACCGATTCGACAGGTTCGGACGCGTTCAACCAGAGGCTTTCCGAACAGCGTGCGCAGGCAGTTGCCAACTACCTCACCTCGCGCGGTGTTGCGCAGACGCGTATCCAGTCGCAGGGTTTCGGCGAAGATGAGCGTTATGCCGTCGCCAGCAACGACACGGCAGAAGGCCGGGCGATGAACCGCCGGGTGGAAATCAAGATCGTTCCGATCAGCCAGGACGAAGTTCGCCAAGCGCAGGGCATGTAAGCAAACGCTACATTCACTGACGACACAGGAAAGACCGGTCCGGAAGGATCGGTCTTTTTTGTTGTCCCCTTGAATAGCGGGCGCTCAGATCAGCTGCTTTGCGCGTTCCGCCAGATGTTTTACTGCAGCGCCATGTATCGCAGGCGCGCATGCGAGAAGGCCGAAGGCACGCGGATCGCGCGCATTATAGCCGAAGGGGTTGCCCAGCGCATCCGTCACTGCGGCACCCGCCTCCCGAGCAATTAGAGCAGCGGCGGCGACATCCCATTCGAAACCCCAGCGCAGGGTTGCGAGCAAATCGGCCTCGTCCGCCGCCACCATGGCCAGACGTAACGCTATGGAGTTGGGCTTGTCGACCATGGTCAGCAGCCGGTCCTTCTCCATCAGCGAATCGGCCGGAATACGTGCCCCTGCCAACTCCGTGCGGGTCGAAGCGGTCAGCACCTTGCCATTGCGCGTCGCACCCTGCCCGGCGATGGCGGACCATTCTTCCCTGCGAGCCGGCGCAACCAGCATTCCGATCAGCGGACGTTTTTCACTGATCAGCGCGGCGGACACGGCCCAACCAGTGCGCCCTCGCAGGAAATCGCGGGTACCGTCGATCGGGTCGACCAGCCAGATCAGCCCCTTGTCGAGACGCGCCGGATCATCCGATGTTTCTTCCGAAAGCCACCCGGCAGAAGGTAGCAACGCGCCAAGCTCCCGCTTCAGGAAAGCGTCCACTTCCAGGTCGGCAGCGCACACAGGGTCGCCGGGAGATTTCTCCCACTGTTCCACCTCATGCCCGGCACCGGGCCAGCGCGAATGCGCGATGCGCCCTGCTTCGCGCATAATCCGTACAAGGCGTTTTTCATCGATCATGGTTGCCGAATTGCGGTGCGCGCACCGGCGGCACTTTTCAAGTGTGCCCATCCATGCTTAGGCAGGCACAAATTCCGCACCATCCAGACAGGAGCCACGGCGCCCCATGAATATCCACGAATACCAGGCCAAGGATCTGCTCGCGAAATACGGCATCGGCATTCCGGCAGGCTATCCCGCCACAACGGTGGAAGAAGCCGTCGAAGGCGCGAAAAAGCTGCCCGGCCCGCTTTACGTTGTGAAATCGCAGATCCATGCCGGCGGACGCGGCAAGGGCAAGTTCACGGAACTGGGCCCGGATGCGAAGGGCGGCGTGCGGCTGGCGCACAGCCTTGATGACGTGAAATCCGATGCAACAGACATGCTCGGCAACACGCTGGTCACCATCCAGACGGGTGACGAAGGCAAGCAGGTGAACCGCCTGTATGTGACCGATGGCGTGGACATCGAACAGGAATACTACCTCGCAATGCTGGTCGACCGGGCCAGCGGGCAGGTCGCCATGGTCGCATCGACCGAAGGCGGCATGGATATCGAGGATGTGGCGCACAGCACACCTGAAAAGATCACCACGATCACCATCGATCCGGCGCAGGGTTTCATGCCGCATCACGGCCGCGCCGTGGCGTTCGCACTGAAGCTGTCGGGCGATCTCAACAAGCAGTGCCAGAAGCTGGCAAAGCAACTCTACACCGCTTTCATGGATCTTGACGGTGAAATGCTGGAAATCAATCCGCTGGTCGAAACGAAGGACGGCAAGCTGCTGGTGCTCGACACCAAGATGAGCTTCGACGGCAACGCGCTCTACCGCCACCCCGACGTGGAGGAACTGCGCGATGAAACTGAGGAAGACCCGGCCGAAGTCGAGGCAAGCGAATACGACCTCGCTTATATCAAGCTGGACGGCAATATCGGCTGTATGGTCAACGGTGCAGGTCTTGCCATGGCGACGATGGACATCATCAAGCTCAACGGCGCGTTCCCGGCCAACTTCCTGGATGTGGGCGGCGGCGCGACGACCGAGAAGGTGACGGCGGCGTTCAAGATCATCCTGAAAGACCCCGCAGTGGAAGGTATCCTCGTCAACATCTTCGGCGGCATCATGAAATGCGACATCATCGCCGATGGCATTGTGCAGGCGGCGAAGGATGTGAACCTGTCCGTCCCGCTTGTCGTTCGTCTGGAAGGCACCAATGTGGAAGCGGGTAAGGAAATCCTCGCCAATTCCGGCCTGCCGATCGTCGCGGCTGACGATCTGGGTGATGCAGCGCGCAAAATCGTCGCGGAAGTGAAGAAGGCGGCCTGATTCGGTCATGCCGGATGCGGGCCTTGCGCGCATCCGGCAACCTTCCGCTACGGCAATGCCAGCCGCAGTTCCGCGCCCTTGACGGGTGCTTCCATGGAACGCAAACCTGCGTCCATCATTGCTTAGACATTGCTTATCTCGGCGGCGTCGCGCCGCGCAGACCATCGCAGGAAGGGGTCCTCGCCCATGAAAATCATCGTGCCCGTCAAGCGGGTAATCGATTACAATGTGAAACCGCGCGTCAAGGCGGACGGCTCCGGCGTCGACCTGGCCAACGTGAAGATGAGCATGAACCCGTTCGACGAGATTGCGGTCGAAGAAGCCATTCGCCTGAAAGAAGCGGGTAAGGCAGAAGAAATCATCGCCGTATCGGTCGGCCCTGCAAAAGCTGCCGAAACGTTGCGCACCGCACTCGCCATGGGTGCGGACCGGGCGATCCTGGTGGAAACCGACGACACGGTCGAACCGCTCGCCGTGGCGAAAATCCTCAAAGCCATCGCCGACGAAGAACAGCCTGGCCTCGTCCTGCTGGGCAAGCAGGCGATCGACGATGACAGCAACCAAACGGGCCAGATGCTGGCTGCTCTTATGGGCCGTCCGCAAGGCACCTTCGCCAACACAGTCGAAGTGGATGGTGACAGTGTTACGGTGAAGCGCGAAGTCGATGGCGGCTTGCAGACGGTCAAGCTGACGATGCCCGCCATCGTCACTACCGACCTTCGCCTGAACGAGCCGCGCTATGCGTCGCTGCCCAATATCATGAAGGCCAAAAAGAAGCCGCTCGACACAAAGAGCCCGGCCGACTTCGGCGTCGACACCGCTCCGCGCCTCACCACCAGCCACGTCGCCGAACCGCCGGTTCGTCAGGCTGGTGTAAAGGTGGAGAATGTCGACGCGTTGGTAGACAAGCTCAAATCACTGGGCGTCGTATAATCAGTGCGTCCGATCATTCGTGGCTAAACGATAACCCGCCCGAACGGGTGGATGAGAAACTGGAAGTTGAACGATGAAAACTCTCGTCTGGGTCGAACATGACAATGCCGCTGTAAACGACGCCACACTGGCAGCTGTGACAGCTGCCGGCGAAATCGGCAGCGAAGTGCACCTGCTGGTCGCGGGGTCGAATTGCTCTGCGGTCGGTGAACAGGCGGCGAAAATCGCTGGTGTCGGCAAGGTACACGTTGCGGACGATCCAGCTTACGAAAACGGCCTGGCCGAAAATGTCGCGCCGTTGATCGTCGACCTGATGGGCCATCACGACGTGTTCGTGGCTCCCGCCACCACCAACGGCAAGAATATTGCCCCGCGCGTCGCCGCCATGCTCGACGTGATGCAGGTGTCGGATATCCTTTCGGTGGAAGGGGACAAGACCTTCACCCGCCCGATCTATGCTGGCAACGCCATCGCGACCGTGCAATCGAGCGATGAAAAGTTGGTCGTCACCGTGCGCGGAACAGCTTTCGACAAGGCCGCCATGGAAGGCGGCACGGGCGAAGTGGAAGCCGTGTCGGGCCCAACCGGAGACGGCCTTTCCAGCTTCGTGAGCGAGGAACTCGCCAAGAGCGAGCGCCCCGAACTGACCAGCGCCAAGATCATCGTATCGGGCGGCCGCGCGTTGAAAGACGCTGAAACGTTCCAGGAAGTCATCATCCCGCTGGCCGACAAGCTGGACGCAGGCGTCGGCGCTAGCCGCGCCGCAGTCGATGCTGGCTATGTCCCCAACGACTATCAGGTGGGCCAGACCGGCAAGATCGTGGCACCGGAAGTCTACATCGCGATCGGCATTTCCGGAGCGATCCAGCATCTGGCAGGCATGAAGGATTCAAAAACCATCATCGCCATCAACAAGGACGAGGACGCCCCGATCTTCCAAGTCGCGGATATCGGCATCGTCGGCGATCTCTACAAAATTGTGCCGGAGCTTACCGAGAAGCTCTAAAAGTCGGCACTACAGGAAACTCCTCGCGCACTTGCCGCGAACCTAAAGGCCTGCCTCGACCCGTGCAATTTTCGCGCAGTTGCGCGATATCCTGCGTACGATCTGGCGTTTCTGCTCGTTCGACCAAGCAGGCATAAAACTACGGCGTGACCCGATAATCTGTGTTTGAAACAACTGCCGTTCGGCCCGGATTATATCGGATGCGGCCCTGTCCTTCCGGGTGTTGTCGTAACTATCCAGCAGACGCGTTAGACAGCGCTGCGCCATGATATCGCTAGCACCGCGTTCGGTCCGAAGACTGGCCGACTCGTCCACTATTTCGATCGCAGGCTCGGTAGCCGACCCGTCGAGCGAACAGGTACGGATACTCGCTTTCTTCCCACCCCGCCTGTCATCCAGCCGGACTCGATGACGTAGGCTCTGCAATTCGCCGCGCATTTGCCAGGTTGCGTGCGTGGTAAAGCGCGCTTTGTCGGTGATGTAGCTGTCGACCGCACGATGTATCCCTATCGCACAGGCCTGCCTCGCGTCGTCTTCCATATCTGTCAGGCCATAGCAGCGCACGAGCTTCCTTGCGAGCGGCTGGAGCCGTGTCAGCAAAGTCTTGAACAGCCGTTCGGCCGCATGGTTTGGCAAGGTGCTGGAGGACCCGCCGTCCTCACGTGCCAAACGCACGGCCAGCGCAAGCCGGTCAATTTGCGGCGCGGTGCTCGCAATAATATCCGTCATCCCGATCTCCATCCCTTAATGGAAAGATCGGGATAGCGCGGTCCCCGTTATCGCTGGCCAAGCGTGCGCCTAAGCAGTTTTGCGTAACTTGAGTGAAGCGCCGCTGCGTTACAGAATCTTGTCCAGCGTGTGGATCGCAACGCCCACCAGACCGCCCACCAGCGTGCCGTTGATGCGGATGAATTGCAGGTCGCGGCCCACAGCATTTTCGATCCGGGAAGTGATCGTGCTGGCATCCCAGCGCTTGACCGTTTCCGATACCAGCCGCACGATCTGCTCGCCGTAACGCGTAGTCACGCCGACGGCAGTACGGCGTGCGAAACGGTTGATCTGGCGCTGCATTTGCGGATCGTCACGCAGCGCCGCGCCGGCCTCTGCCAGTGCCTCGCCAACCATACCCTTCGACAGGGCATCGGGCTCGCGCGCCAGCCGGATCATGCCATGCCGCATCCGCTCCCACACACCCTGCCACCATTCGGCAACCGCCGGATTGTCGAGCAGTTCACGCTTCCACCCCTCCACCTTGGCCTGAAACTCCGGATCATGCTGGAGGTCGTTGGCAAGCTGTTCCAGCCCCTCCTGCGCCTTTGCCCGCAATGGGTGTTCCTGATCCACCAGCACTTCGGCAAGCAGGCGGTAGAGACCGTCCAGCACCGAATTGGCGATCCGCACATCGAGACCCGTAAAGCGCAGCAGGGCGTTGGCACGTTGCTGGATCATGTCACGCAGCAGCTGTTCGTTATCTTCCAGCGTCAGCCCGCCCCATTTGACGAAGCTGTCGATCAGCGGAAGGTGCCGCCTGTCGGCCATCATGCTGTCGAGCATCCGGCCAAGCAGCGGCGCGATTTCCAACCGGTCGAATTGCGTCTTCAGGCCGGTACGGACCTGAGTTCCCAGCCGGTCGGGATCGAGCGATTCCAGAATTTGCGCAAACAACTCCGCCGCGCCCGCGCCAACTCTCGATCCCAGCGCACCCTTCTGTCCTTCGGCCAGCATCGATCCAACGTTTCCGGCGATATTCATCGCGCCCATCCGCCGCGCGACCACCGACGGGATGAGGAAGTTGGATTGCAGGAACGCCGCCATTGTATCGGCAATCCGATCCTTGTTTTCAGGAATGATTGCGGTGTGCGGGATCGGCAGGCCAAGCGGTTTGCGGAACAAGGCGGTCACGGCGAACCAGTCAGCCAGCCCGCCGACCATGGCCGCTTCGGAAAAGGCATGGACGAAACCCCAGAACGGATGCACCGCCTCCGCCCCGCGTGTGGCGAAGAAGATGCAAGCCATCAGCGCCAACGTCGCCGTGGCTACCATCCGCATTTGCCGACCGGTATCCGGCGGGTTTGCCAGCGCCACCGCGGCCGCCAGACGTTCGGCATCGAGCCGCACCTGTTCGTCATCGATAAGAGGGCGCGCCCGCATAGTCAGACTATCCCCGGACGCCGCCGGGGTTCCCTCACCGGGCAGGCCCTTGCCATGCGTGACTTTGCCGGGCGTGCTCTCGGACGGCGCTCCCCCGGTCGGAATGGGTTTGCGGGTCACTCGGCAGGCTGGGGGGACCGCGTGGGATCTTCGTAATCGTCGTCACCCGGTTTGAAAGTAAGGAACCGCGTCCGCAGCCACGGACCCAGCCGCCGCTCCATTCCGTCGGCCAGACTGAAGCCTGCAGGAACGATCAGCAGCGTAAGCAGCGTCGACAGTATCAGCCCGCCGATCACCACGGTGCCCATCGGTGCGCGGAACGCTCCGTCGCCGCTCAGTGAAAGCGCGGTCGGGATCATCCCGGCGGTCATGGCCACGGTGGTCATCACGATCGGCTGCGCGCGTTTGCGCCCGGCCTCGACGATAGCTTCGTATTTCGGAGTGCCGCGTTCCACTTCCTCGATTGCGAAATCGATCAGCAGGATGGAGTTCTTGGCAACGATACCGAACAGCATCAGCACACCGATGAATACCGGCATGGAAACCGGCTGGCCAATCATCCAGATCGCAATCAGCCCGCCAAGTGGGGCGAGGAAGAGAGAGCCCATGTTCACCAGCGGTGACACAAATCGCCTATAGAGCAGCACCAGCACGGCAAATACCAGCAACACGCCCGCTCCCAGCGCGACCTCGAAACTGTCCATCATTTCCTGCTGCCATTGCTGGTCGCCAAACGGCGCGTTGGTCACGCCGGGGGGCAGGTCCTGCATAATGGGCAGCTTGTTGATCGCAGTCACCGCATCGCCCTGGGCCACGCCCGGCGCGAGATCGGCACCGACGAAAATGCGGCGTTGCTGGTTGTAGCGCTGGATCGCGGTCGGTCCGCTGCCGAAACCGATTTCGGCAATTCGAGACAGCGGCACGCTGCCGCCGCTGCTGGTCGGTACCGGCAGGTTGGCGATGGAGGACAGGTCGCGCCGCGCCTCCACCGGCAGCCGCACGCGGATCGGCACCTGCCGGTCCGATAGCGAGAACTTCGCTGCGTTCTGGTCAATATCGCCAATAGTGGCGATGCGGATCGTCTGGCTGAGCGCGGCTGTTGTCACGCCCAAAGACGCCGCAAGGTCAGCGCGCGGCGTGATGATGATTTCAGGTCGCTGCATGTCGGCTTCGACACGCGGGGCTACTACGCCCGAGACGTCGGCCATCTGTGTGACCAGCGTGTTGGCGGTTTCTTCCAGCAATTCCGGATCGGAACCGGACAGCATGACCGAAATCGGCCGACCGGTACCGCCGCCTCCACCCTGCCCCTGGAAGCTGATGCGCGCGTCCGGAATACCTTGCAGCAGCGGCGTCACTTCCCGTTCGAATTCCTGTTGCGATTTTTCGCGGTCTTCGGACAAGGTGATGAACAGCCGCGCATTGCCTTCACCCACGCTGAGAAGCGCGGCTTCGACTTCGGGGCGCTCGTTCACGATCCGGTCCACACGGTCCGCCACGCGTTCGGTCTGGGCGAGCGTCGTGCCCGGCACCATTTCGATCCGGATACGGCTGAAATCGCTGTCGAATGTCGGGAAGAACTGCGTCGGCAGATTGATCGCGACCAGGCCGGTCAAAAGTAGCGCCCCGCCACCGACCCCCATCATCCAGCTACGATGATCGCGCAAACGGGCGCGGAAATGGCCGGCGCGATAGGCGTAGAACCCGCCCAGTTGCTTGCCCATCAATACCTTCGCCAACACACGCACCACGCTGGCGAGCAGCCAACCGGCGGCGAAGCCAACGACCGCCGCAATCGCCACGCCCAGCAGCATGGAAGTAAACGCGAAGACGAAGCCGATCAATTGCCCGGCGATATCCGGCAATTCGGCCATCCGCGTCTTCCAGAACGCGATATCGGTGGCTTCTCCTGCTACCTGACCCAGCCCGTAAAGCGCCCCGCCGAACGCGGCGAGCGCGCCGGCGCCGATCAGGGTGAACAGCACGGACACCAACGGCCAGTACCACCAGTGCGACCGCACAGGCTGCAACGTGTCACGAACGCGGTCTGCGCCGCTACGGTCGAGCGTCCAGCGCAGCAGGCGCTCGTATCGGTCCATCATCGGACCTTCACCATGCGATCCGGTGCCCTTGGCCTCGAGGAAATAGGCCGCAACCATCGGCGTTATCATGCGCGCCACGGCGAGGCTCATCAGCACGGATACCACCACCGTCAGGCCGAAATTCTTGAAGAATTGTCCCGAGACGCCAGGCATCAGGCCGACCGGCAGGAACACTGCCACGATCGAAAATGTGGTCGCTACGACCGGCAGGCCGATCTCGTCCGCCGCGTCGATACTGGCCTGATAGGCGGATTTGCCCATCCGCATATGGCGCACGATGTTCTCGATCTCGACAATGGCATCATCGACAAGGACACCCGCCACCAATCCGAGTGCGAGCAGTGACAACGTGTTGAGCGTAAAGCCCAGCAAATCCATGAACCAGAAGGTCGGTATCGCCGAAAGTGGAATGGCAAGTGCTGCAATGATGGTCGCGCGCCAATCCCGCAGGAAGAAGAACACCACCACCACCGCCAGAATAGCCCCTTCGATCATCGCCGCGAGCGAGCTTTCATACTGCCCCTTTGTATAATCGACCGAAGTGAAAAGCCGGGTGAAGGTGATACCGGGGTTCTCGGCTTCGATCTTGTCCAGTTCGGCCAGCGTCTTGTCATACACGGCAACGTCGGAAGCGCCGCGCGCGCGGGTCACACTGAAAGTGACGACCGGCTTGCCCGCGATCTTGCCGATGCGCGTAATCTCGCCATAACTGTCGGACACGTCGGCCACGTCGGTCAGCTTGATCGTGCGCCCGCCGCCCAGCGAAATACGCGCCTGCGATAGATCGTAAGCTGTCTTCTCGTTGCCCAGCACGCGCACGGACTGGCGCGAACCGGCGATTTCCACGGCGCCGCCTGCCGCATTGACGTTCGTCTGCCGTAGCGCGCCGTTGATCTGGCTGGCCGTGACGCCGAAGCTCTGCATCCGGCCCGGGTCGAGCGTGACCAGGATTTCGCGGTTCACCCCGCCGCCTCGGCCCACTTCGGCCATGCCTTCGATACTGGTCAGCCGCTTGGTGATAGTATCGTCGATGAAATAGCTGAGCTGTTCGAGCGTCAGATTGGGCGCAACCACCGCGAAATAGCCGATTGGTTCGCTGCTGGTCTGCGCCCGGAAAACACGAGGTTCAAGAATCCCGTCGGGCAGTTCGCCGCGAATTTGGTCCACTGCCGCCTTCACCTCGTTCACGGCTTGGGCAATGTCGGTCCCGATCTCGAACTCGACCATGGTCTGGGTGAACCCCTCGCTGGCCGTGGAATTGAGGTTTTCGACCCCTTCCACGCCCTGCAATGCGGATTCCACGCGCTGGGTAATCTGGTTCTCGATTTCGACCGGAGCCGCGCCGGGCTGGCTGATACCCACGATGACCATCGGGAATTCGACGTCCGGGTTATCCTGCACTTTCATGCCTGAAAAGGCCATCAGGCCCGCTATCATCAGGCCCACGAACAGCACGATGGGTACCACCGGGTTGCGGATGGACCATGCGGAAATCTGGCTGAAATCCATGACGCGCGGCCCTATTTCTTCAGTGTTTCGGGTTTGACTTCCTGACCGGGGCTCAAGAACCCGGCAGCGCTCATCACAACGCGTTCCCGCCCTGTCAGGCCGGAAGCCACAGTGATACCATCCGCCGTCACGTTACCGGTTTCGATATCGCGGCGGGCGACCTTGTTGTCGCTACCCACGATATAGACGTAGCTGCCTTTCGCGTCCGCCTGGATCGCGCTTTCGGGCAATAGCGGCGCAACCACTGTGCCACTGGAAATGGTCGCTGTGGCGAAGCCGCCGGGACGCAATTCGGGCGAGTATGGCAGCGAGATGCGCGCCGTACCCTGCCGGTTGGTGGCATCGATCGTCGGCGCGACCTGCCAGATCTGCCCTTCGAATATCGTGTCGGAGCCAACCGGAGTGACCTGCGCGGTGGCGCCGGTGGAAATACGCGCGAGGTCTGCTTCGCCCAGATCGGCCATCAGTTCCATTTCGCCGCCTCGCGCAATCCGAAACAGCGCGCCCGAGCCGGCGGAGACGATCTGCCCCGGTTCCACACTGCGTTCCAGCACCAGTCCGGCGGCGGGAGCATAGACGTTGAGTCGGGCGTTCCGCGCGCGTAATTCGGCAACCTGTGCGCGCGCCACGCGTACCCGCGCGACAGCAGCGTCGCGCGTGGCCCTCAACTGATCGACATCCGCCTTGCTTATGAAGCCGCGGTCGACCAGCTTCAGCGCCCGGTCGAGATTGGCCTGCGCCAAATTCGCATCGGCCTGCGCCACGTCGATCTGCGCGGCGGCGCTGGCCACTTGCTGGTTCTGTACCGAGCGATCGATCACTGCCAGCACCTGACCCTGAGACACCCA of the Alteripontixanthobacter maritimus genome contains:
- a CDS encoding OmpA family protein, giving the protein MNIKRILVASTAAAALLGTSACVTDPNTGEQKISRTAIGGLGGVLAGGLLGGLIGDKTGRIIGAAAGGAIGGYVGYRMDEQIKELRTNTAGTGVDVSEVDGGDAILVNLPDGVTFATGSANINQTFRNTLDRVAESLVQYPNSLIDVYGYTDSTGSDAFNQRLSEQRAQAVANYLTSRGVAQTRIQSQGFGEDERYAVASNDTAEGRAMNRRVEIKIVPISQDEVRQAQGM
- the sucC gene encoding ADP-forming succinate--CoA ligase subunit beta, which codes for MNIHEYQAKDLLAKYGIGIPAGYPATTVEEAVEGAKKLPGPLYVVKSQIHAGGRGKGKFTELGPDAKGGVRLAHSLDDVKSDATDMLGNTLVTIQTGDEGKQVNRLYVTDGVDIEQEYYLAMLVDRASGQVAMVASTEGGMDIEDVAHSTPEKITTITIDPAQGFMPHHGRAVAFALKLSGDLNKQCQKLAKQLYTAFMDLDGEMLEINPLVETKDGKLLVLDTKMSFDGNALYRHPDVEELRDETEEDPAEVEASEYDLAYIKLDGNIGCMVNGAGLAMATMDIIKLNGAFPANFLDVGGGATTEKVTAAFKIILKDPAVEGILVNIFGGIMKCDIIADGIVQAAKDVNLSVPLVVRLEGTNVEAGKEILANSGLPIVAADDLGDAARKIVAEVKKAA
- a CDS encoding DUF445 domain-containing protein; its protein translation is MRMVATATLALMACIFFATRGAEAVHPFWGFVHAFSEAAMVGGLADWFAVTALFRKPLGLPIPHTAIIPENKDRIADTMAAFLQSNFLIPSVVARRMGAMNIAGNVGSMLAEGQKGALGSRVGAGAAELFAQILESLDPDRLGTQVRTGLKTQFDRLEIAPLLGRMLDSMMADRRHLPLIDSFVKWGGLTLEDNEQLLRDMIQQRANALLRFTGLDVRIANSVLDGLYRLLAEVLVDQEHPLRAKAQEGLEQLANDLQHDPEFQAKVEGWKRELLDNPAVAEWWQGVWERMRHGMIRLAREPDALSKGMVGEALAEAGAALRDDPQMQRQINRFARRTAVGVTTRYGEQIVRLVSETVKRWDASTITSRIENAVGRDLQFIRINGTLVGGLVGVAIHTLDKIL
- a CDS encoding hemolysin family protein; the protein is MTPFPWTDLLIIGALILLNGVFAMSELAIVSARTSRLRSAAEQGRTGAGVAMSLAADPGKFLSTVQIGITLVGIIAGAYSGASLGGPVGERLAALGVAPEWADDVGFITVIAVTTYFSLVIGELVPKQVALRAAVPIAVTMARPMAMIARIAAPLVWLLDNSSALIIRLLGVRPAGQTSVTAEELHMLFAEATRSGVIEAEQSQILAGVVRLTERPVREMMTPRTELDWIDIAADEDAIRAAIEASPHSLLPVADGSPDTVLGVVKAREVLGALVAGRSIDLRALMAKPAIIPDQLDAMDALRSLQQSEVPMAMVHDEYGHLDGVVTPVDVLTALVGSFASDVDQGDVPEIVERADGSLLVSGAVSADTLADRLGLEYGQDREFATTAGFVLSVLKKLPVEGEHFTEQSWRFEVVDMDGRKIDKLLVSEVAP
- a CDS encoding electron transfer flavoprotein subunit beta/FixA family protein → MKIIVPVKRVIDYNVKPRVKADGSGVDLANVKMSMNPFDEIAVEEAIRLKEAGKAEEIIAVSVGPAKAAETLRTALAMGADRAILVETDDTVEPLAVAKILKAIADEEQPGLVLLGKQAIDDDSNQTGQMLAALMGRPQGTFANTVEVDGDSVTVKREVDGGLQTVKLTMPAIVTTDLRLNEPRYASLPNIMKAKKKPLDTKSPADFGVDTAPRLTTSHVAEPPVRQAGVKVENVDALVDKLKSLGVV
- a CDS encoding 3'(2'),5'-bisphosphate nucleotidase CysQ, which gives rise to MIDEKRLVRIMREAGRIAHSRWPGAGHEVEQWEKSPGDPVCAADLEVDAFLKRELGALLPSAGWLSEETSDDPARLDKGLIWLVDPIDGTRDFLRGRTGWAVSAALISEKRPLIGMLVAPARREEWSAIAGQGATRNGKVLTASTRTELAGARIPADSLMEKDRLLTMVDKPNSIALRLAMVAADEADLLATLRWGFEWDVAAAALIAREAGAAVTDALGNPFGYNARDPRAFGLLACAPAIHGAAVKHLAERAKQLI
- a CDS encoding electron transfer flavoprotein subunit alpha/FixB family protein, which codes for MKTLVWVEHDNAAVNDATLAAVTAAGEIGSEVHLLVAGSNCSAVGEQAAKIAGVGKVHVADDPAYENGLAENVAPLIVDLMGHHDVFVAPATTNGKNIAPRVAAMLDVMQVSDILSVEGDKTFTRPIYAGNAIATVQSSDEKLVVTVRGTAFDKAAMEGGTGEVEAVSGPTGDGLSSFVSEELAKSERPELTSAKIIVSGGRALKDAETFQEVIIPLADKLDAGVGASRAAVDAGYVPNDYQVGQTGKIVAPEVYIAIGISGAIQHLAGMKDSKTIIAINKDEDAPIFQVADIGIVGDLYKIVPELTEKL